Genomic window (Culex pipiens pallens isolate TS chromosome 3, TS_CPP_V2, whole genome shotgun sequence):
ctcgttgcaaaacttgattttttcagcactcgtcgtatttatccaactcggtgaacctcgttggataaatgtacgactcgtgctgaaaaaatcctctttttgcaacttgttgcataaactactatttcatgcaaatgttgagaccatggcctgttatttcaatttttattttttttattgttttgcaaattttgcgAATTTTTTTATTGGCGATTATTCCATCCTAAAATCTTTAGGTCAGAAAATcaatctatttttatttattttgaaactgaaTTAAATTAGGTTTTACGTCGACTCTGTtttgaggttagaaatttgacagcttggctgcactgtttacattttttgcacgtgtgtctctgtaaaaatgtgtgtgcgtgtgcgctcgtgacgtcacgctgtaaaacctaattggaATTTGCAAAgcaacaaaaacattgaagtcTTTTTTGTGCCAGACCTGCTTCAATGTGTTAAAAATTATCTAGTTTGCCTGGGTGGTCATTTCTTGACACCAcattaataaacaaaaataactatAAAAATTGTTTCGCTAGAAAATCTTCCAGCCAAATTCTAGTAACATGCCTGAAAATCTTTCTAAGTTCTACACTTCTTCCGGCCCCTTTGAAAAAAGCGGAAACTCGATTCCTCAACCCAATGACCACCACTCAACTTTCCCCCAAGAACCCTTCGCATCCCTTCCGGATGTCCACACACGGTTGCAGCAAATCGAAAGCAAGTTGAGCCGCCTTCAAACCAACTTCCATGAAGTCTTCTCCAAAGTAGAGGCCGGTGTGGCACGTTGTCAACGGGCGATCGAGTCGTTCAAGTCCATAACTTCCCAAATCGAGGGATTTGCCGAAGATCACCAGCGAAACATGGTCATTAAGGTGAAGTTTGGTCATGAAGACCCGACAGCGCAGCAAGGCCCTTCCAGCGTAAGAACTGAGTCACTGACGGAGCAGATATTGTCCAGTTCGACCGAACCTGAGTTCAAGAAGGTTGGAAAAGGCAAACGGCTTGGTCGGGTGCTGTCCAGAATCAAGCAGAACGTTAGGAAAGGTTTGATGAAATTGGAGTTTATTAAGAACCGTGCCACCCCTCCCCTTAACTTCTTTAATTAGTCTTCAGTGGTCCGTGCCTGGTGACGCCAATATTGGAAATTTATCCTGCGAGGATGTTCCCGAAGCCCGATGCTGCCAAGAGCGGTGGACGCCAATAGCCAACTGTGGAATTTGCATCGtaattcggtaaaatttaataaatatgctAATGATTTACCCTTTGTTTTGCTCAATATTAACTTTTATTTATGGGAGATGGCTTGTAATAACTGGACAGAACAATAAAATCACTGTAACCCATGTtggaaaatataattaaaaagaaagaaataaatatcgaaaaaacTGTCGAAAGTTATGTCGACGTCATCGTGCTATCTTATCGCACgccgctttttgacgttccgaacgcgttttaatgtttgaccttgaataaacgaaaactagagcacgcaatgtaaacaataacaaacacataTTCTTTGACTGACCGTACTGAGAATTGTCCCGaattttggttgaaattggttgccggagtccagagttataattacaaatgtttaaagTAGTCGGGcaagtacgtgtgtcaaacgcgttctgccttaattccctttggccagttgtcgcactaacATCAACGTGGTGTGTCAAAATAGCACGATTAGATCGAAACTACTTCCATATATCTAAAATAATGATTAAACATTGGCTgaattctcggattagttttcaaaaagccgtaagagccaatggtaaacaaagccttttttgcctcggttttcgacctacttacgaaaaaccagtttcaaaaatgcttaagattgttcatctacacgtccttcaagtgccccaaacataaattaaatgaaattttgctacaattttcagaaaaacgaatattagtgtcggaggtcacggtggctcttacggctttttgaaaactcacccgagaattgttcttttagtggaaaaattaagaaaaaattcTAACATTAGACTCAGATCACTAGCAACCAAATAGACACTTTCTTTGCTCTATACACGTTTGCTATGGATCACCCGTTGTTCTGTACTTTTTGTTTGTGTTCAATAATTTACATTTCGTGAACATCCTTGTTCTGGTTCGTATCAAATGCGCGTGTACGTGTGTCGAATTATTCAGAAGTGATTCGTTACAAAAAGTTTTGCGTCGTATGTGATGCGTATTTCTTACCTTAccttacattttgattttcaattcatttattcttactgagtactgtTATTAcaattgtttgttgttttgtgtgtgtgaaaAATGATTAGCCGCGTGGTTTTACCTTAAGACCTACCTAACTGCGTGTGAGTAATcgcggctgctgctgctattGGTCGTCAATACCTTTTTAATGTTCTTGTTTCACTTGTAAATTTCATACACATGCGAGAAGCAAAGCTTAACGGTGAGCAGGTATGATGGTGTGGTGATGTGGTACAAAAAACTGAACGACAGTGCAAACTTTTATTTGCTTACATTTTTCTTTCATCTTGCTCTGTATTTCATATAACGCGTGCTAGTGTAGCACGGTTGAACGGCTATTCGACGAGAGACTCTTCCGGTCTCGACCCTAACTAGAGGAACGCTACGACTTTGCGCTGTTTTCATAAATCACCGTCCGAAGACCTACGGCCAGGCCGCCGACACGCCAGTAGCTAAGTCCCGATGCTCTGTTAGCTTCCGGTGACGAGCGGCGCCTCCTGCTGGAACAGAGTCCGTCGACGGTAGAGCACGCTACTCAACGCCACCATCGCCATGGCAACGGCCAAGCCCGTCAGCCCGGGACCCCCGTACCCCACCGGCCTCGTGCCGTGGTTGCACGCATCAGCATCGTTGCAACTCTGCAGACAACCGTGGACATACCTGCGAAACGAACAAGCAAACGACGGACTTTATGACCACTTTTTGCCACCCCCGCCACCCTATCTTACCGGTCATCGTAGAAGAATCGACCACAGTGGGACATCCGGATGATTTCCGTATCGGTGGTCAGCGTGCCACTGTCCAGGGCGCAGCCTCGGACGGTGATTGTTTCGCCGGTGTCAtctggaaacaaaaaaaaacaggaaagaGAAGAGATAAAAGGAGAGAGCAAAGATGatcaatcaaatatttaaacgcCAACCTGGGGCCATTGGGGACACCAGCCTGGCGCAATCGcgagaatgtgtgtgtgtgtctgcgaAGTCAATGTTCATGAATATATTGCATCCGTTAAAGGCCCAGAGGTGGGCTCTGGACCGAGCTTCATGAACATTGCAGCAGATTGCATTGAAGTGTACCATGTGCACAAGGACATGACCGGAGATTACGTATCAATATGGGGTAGACTCAATATTTTGCGAACTGTGAGAACATGGATCTTTTGGAGCATTCCAGAACATTGATCATCTGTTGTGAAAGTTGGtagcatacatttttttaataatataaaacgacgatttttaaaattatatttttgccttcctcaccttactgaggaaaggctataaaatcactcggaaaatgaacttcttaattcgaccttgtagacccaccttcacgtatacctatcgactcagaatcaaattctgagaaaatgtctgtgtgtgtgtgtgtgtgtgtgtagggatgtgggtctgtgcaccaaaaaatatgcactcgattatctggtcttattcgatttgtcttggggtcccataagtccctattgaaaattatgaagtttagtaaagtacttcaaaagttatgctaaaaaaacgattttggcgtatgtccggaagattgtaaaaagggtggtttttgcaagaaaccctatcatgttatacattttcagaaaggtatttaaaagaccattccaatgagcccaaaacattgaagatctgacaaccctatcaaaagttattagcacttaagtgttatttatacactttttggaggccggatctcagatatttcaacgaaaatgatgtccgggtccatcatgcgacccatcgttagttagataatcaaaagacctttcaaatgaaatgcgaactatcgttggataggttttttttatcagaccttgccgatgagccagaaaaattgaaggtctgcgaaccctatcaaaagaaattagtaataaagttgatttgttaaacatgttaagggaatgttgatatttttactgaatgtattgactttatgaatgtgaggaaagcaccaaccacctaaaggtggattaagtaacgttttttaatatAGAACTGCCTATTATGCTGTtctacaaatttaatttatggtTAAATACAGACATCACGTGGGCACTGTCTTGTTTTTTCAGGTCAGATTCAATATCAGTTTTATAAAGAATATGCACgattatagaaaaaaatcacttaaatatCGTCATTATTCCgatatttttcaacaatcaaCAAAACATACAACTGGCAATTTTCGAATTACTTTAAGGTGGTctcatacacttttcccttgaaaattaactATTTCAAATCAAGATATCACGAGTTTAATGACAagcacccctgagattttttctgcgtctgtagtgctagatctccacTTTCGAAagcaacctggcgcttaaaatttaagttttccatTTGCTTCTTTTTACCTCAAAAtggttgtaacttttgacccttaagttcaagtctagaatttttttaaagccctataaactattgtctttcatatgtttataggacctattaaaaaaaactgtagaaaTTGGCCTGTAAAaaacaataatgtttttttttaaagctctaaaagttccccgaatatcacttgtcaaaaaaactgatttttgagggtttgctcagatgctttctctaaatttggtcttagatggcgtagattgcgagattaaattttggtgtcttggacataGTTGCTTTGATTAGCAAACCCATCTACTttgtagaaaataaaaaaaggccaaaaatattcctgtaaagttcgattttcaaaatcaccctaatcgtgaaccaccctaactttcaataaaatttccatttccaacaactcttctgaagacacgaaaactccaaaacttaacTTTGCGATCCAGACCACTGTGCTTCGGTTCACCCGCATACAAGCAGGaggtgtcctatccctcgcctagaccagaccaaaatccatgataaagctgtcagaccaagactgtcagaccaaagggtaaaaagtaaacaattttGGTCTTTGcacagaaatgaaaaaaaaaattaaaagaatttttttcttcaattcaaTAACTGGTTTTGGGCTGCAAAATTAAATATaactcatattcggaacagtttacagatcggccaatgttcaaaaaatcatagcaaatccaTAATTGAATtcaatgattcgcttttaccttcatttgaaagcttttcttgcgatctttcgaatgatgTATCGAACACCtgcaaatttgaacttttatatcttgtttttgaagaaaaactttgacccttgaaatccacaaattcggaacactttttttatacggttgtaaacaaactttggttctctccatgagtacatatttattacaaaataatgactttacacactgaaaccaaccaaactcaagcttagtaatgttttatgaatggtctgataactttttttgtgaaaatatcggttaaattgaggtgtttcacaattgtgggaggcacaataacatcccaaaattatggaacaggcaatttgaaggcagtgttttgctgctctgaatgaaattgtttttaagtctgaattgaggtaaaattacatcataaaagaggtaatattcaaccttccaaaattataccttccaaatttacacaattttttactgtgcacgTTTTAGGTTTACaactgaacaatcttgaaattatttatgcgtatttgtgattcctctcgttCCATCATTCTCTTGCATACAAGGCTTTAtgcaatttgacagctgtccatacaaaaatggtacgtaaatataagaaaatgtgtattttttgaaggtattttctgatcggtttggcaAAGTTGTGGGTATTTAAGAGGacaactcagaaaaaaatagtacaagaaaaaaaaattgagcggtttttattttttatttgctctTTAGGACAACAAacagcaacttttgagccatataaaagcatggacatttttttttctcttaatgagcgtcaaaagattttattttgatgatgAATCTTCCATCGCTGAACATtatatttgcaatcgaaaagtactttgcagttttttttttgataaagttcaccgtttttaaGATATAGCGGCTTAAAGCCTAATTTAATCATAAAGAAATATGTTTTCTATGTTTTCAAATAGTGTGAATGATTGTTCattcctgaaattttttttccaaatgttgggaaaatttccaataaaattgcttAAGAGACATTTAAGATTGGacatctggttgctgaaatacagcgaataaaagtgAAATGGACAAACAGCCTTTTTCTTTTTAGTACCAATTTCTCAGAAACTTACGGTCCTattttcaatgattaaaaaacatttgaaaaaatttttTATCCTTCCAAATTTTATGTCTAATTTTGGGTTCaactcaaacatttcaaaatggcgttatATATTGAATATTGAACCGAGCTCCAGCTTGCTCAAAACTTCATCTTTTGTGCTAAGATCAGACCTATGATGTTGAAAGTAATTGTTTGATAAAATGtcttttacgggttaaatctcattaaaaattcaattgcaaagcgccagcttctgttacgttcaatcaagctcatatttgggatttgtgcttaatacgcccaccggaacaagcccctgaatgcccgttaaaatgtcttttttatTACATTGTAATGCTTACAGTGTAACGGATTGTTTAATTAGATACATATTAAACGGCTCAAGATTGTTTACAATGATTTTGACACTATGAAGAATTttacaacaatttttgaaaaaaaaatattaaacgcgtttttcttaATTCCATAAAATTGCACATGCTAACTAAaattcacagaaaaataaataattatccaAAATTTTAATACTGTAGTGGAAGTTTTCtgagtaagtaaatctttcccagttcctgaggggaacacccttgaagagtatcggggccggcatttacaaagcggattcagtggcaatttcattctcaacttaatgttaacatgttaagg
Coding sequences:
- the LOC120421251 gene encoding uncharacterized protein LOC120421251, with the translated sequence MAGEKQHISCFAVVAFTYLLMALIKCAHGIDCFKCVSMNGANKACDDPFHNNYSTAILESPCMGGRKGRDGLFPATACIKIAGYYDDTGETITVRGCALDSGTLTTDTEIIRMSHCGRFFYDDRYVHGCLQSCNDADACNHGTRPVGYGGPGLTGLAVAMAMVALSSVLYRRRTLFQQEAPLVTGS
- the LOC120421231 gene encoding uncharacterized protein LOC120421231 encodes the protein MPENLSKFYTSSGPFEKSGNSIPQPNDHHSTFPQEPFASLPDVHTRLQQIESKLSRLQTNFHEVFSKVEAGVARCQRAIESFKSITSQIEGFAEDHQRNMVIKVKFGHEDPTAQQGPSSVRTESLTEQILSSSTEPEFKKVGKGKRLGRVLSRIKQNVRKVFSGPCLVTPILEIYPARMFPKPDAAKSGGRQ